One window of the bacterium genome contains the following:
- a CDS encoding transposase family protein, protein MEIKKDGDIEKVVLALDRVKKRYICSECGEVLTTYYDSHIQEVRHLHLWKYITILMFEKVRVKCPTCGVKIESLEFMDKYARLVV, encoded by the coding sequence ATGGAGATAAAGAAGGATGGGGATATAGAAAAGGTGGTGCTGGCCTTGGACAGGGTCAAGAAAAGGTATATCTGTAGTGAATGCGGTGAGGTATTGACTACTTACTATGATTCCCACATTCAAGAAGTAAGACACCTTCATCTCTGGAAGTATATCACGATCTTAATGTTTGAAAAAGTTAGGGTCAAGTGTCCTACCTGTGGGGTTAAGATAGAGAGCCTGGAATTTATGGACAAATATGCCCGGCTGGTGGTGTAA
- a CDS encoding cytochrome c biogenesis protein ResB, whose protein sequence is MGGLFGFKEYLEINEKEIVTVPHTDFRLRVDDFNVEFYPTSICHPPSKVGVTEEGNCAKPR, encoded by the coding sequence TTGGGGGGCTTGTTTGGGTTTAAGGAGTATCTAGAGATAAACGAGAAAGAGATAGTTACTGTTCCTCATACTGATTTTCGCTTGCGGGTTGATGATTTTAATGTTGAATTTTACCCTACCTCTATCTGCCATCCGCCATCCAAAGTGGGGGTGACAGAAGAGGGCAACTGCGCCAAACCGAGATAA